A genome region from Physeter macrocephalus isolate SW-GA chromosome 4, ASM283717v5, whole genome shotgun sequence includes the following:
- the CD1E gene encoding LOW QUALITY PROTEIN: T-cell surface glycoprotein CD1e, membrane-associated (The sequence of the model RefSeq protein was modified relative to this genomic sequence to represent the inferred CDS: deleted 1 base in 1 codon; substituted 2 bases at 2 genomic stop codons), protein MLLLLPLLFKGLLGHGANTVAPQVLDPHHPAAEEPLSFHVLQISSFANRSWTHTQGSGWLGELQTHGWDRVLGTIHFLRPWSQGNFSKEELKNIQVFLQLYIHSFPWEVQAFASQFQFQFQYPFELQVXFGCLIRPGKASEIFLNGAYQGSDFPSFQENSWKPSPGAGSRAQNVCKLLKHYKFIKEIIQSLLSDTCPRFLAGLLEAGKSELXRQVKPETWVSKGPSPGPGRLLLVCHVSGFYLKPVWVMWMRGEQEKPGTRQALPNADGTWYLQVTLEVAAGEAAGLSCRVKHSSLGGQELIIRWGGYSFLLILICLMVIVSLVMLVIVDSSFKKQSSNQNLLSAHVSHPGFPSGVNTQDPRGSGHQLCLAQESWTKNRLLKKWKANSGVINFTFHIKSLSAFV, encoded by the exons ATGCTTCTCCTGCTGCCTCTGCTCTTCAAGGGACTTCTCGGCCATGGGGCCAACACAGTGG CTCCACAGGTCTTA GACCCCCATCATCCAGCCGCAGAAGAGCCCCTCTCCTTCCACGTGCTCCAGATCTCCTCCTTTGCCAATCGCAGCTGGACACACACCCAGGGTTCAGGCTGGCTGGGCGAGCTGCAGACACATGGCTGGGACAGGGTCTTGGGCACCATCCACTTTCTGAGGCCTTGGTCCCAGGGTAACTTCAGCAAGGAGGAGCTGAAGAACATCCAGGTATTCCTGCAGTTGTACATCCATAGTTTCCCTTGGGAAGTGCAGGCCTTTGCCagtcagtttcagtttcagtttcaAT ACCCCTTTGAGCTCCAGGTATAATTTGGCTGTTTAATTCGTCCTGGGAAGGCCTCAGAAATCTTCTTAAATGGGGCATATCAAGGATCAGATTTCCCGAGTTTCCAAGAAAATTCCTGGAAGCCGTCTCCAGGAGCAGGGAGTCGAGCTCAGAATGTCTGTAAGTTGCTCAAACACtacaaatttattaaagaaatcatTCAGAGCCTTCTCAGTGACACCTGCCCTCGGTTTCTGGCAGGCCTCCTTGAAGCAGGGAAGTCAGAATTGTAACGACAAG TGAAGCCAGAGACTTGGGTGTCCAAAGGccccagtcctgggcctggccGTCTGCTGCTGGTGTGCCATGTCTCAGGATTCTACCTGAAACCCGTGTGGGTGATGTGGATGAGGGGCGAGCAGGAGAAGCCTGGAACTCGGCAAGCCCTGCCCAATGCTGATGGGACTTGGTATCTCCAAGTAACCCTGGAAGTGGCGGCTGGGGAAGCAGCTGGCCTGAGTTGCCGAGTGAAGCACAGCAGTCTAGGAGGCCAGGAACTCATCATCCGCTGGG GTGGATACTCCTTCCTCCTGATATTGATCTGTTTGATGGTAATAGTTTCCCTGGTCATGTTGGTTATAGTTGactcatcatttaaaaaacagag CTCAAATCAGAACCTCCTTTCTGCTCATGTCTCCCACCCTGGCTTTCCCTCAGGAGTCAATACCCAAGACCCCAGGGGTTCAGGACATCAGCTCTGCTTGGCACAGGAATCATGGACCAAAAACAGActcttaaagaaatggaaagccaACTCTGGTGTCATTAATTTTACCTTCCACATAAAAtccctttctgcttttgtttAA